One window from the genome of Amaranthus tricolor cultivar Red isolate AtriRed21 chromosome 9, ASM2621246v1, whole genome shotgun sequence encodes:
- the LOC130824616 gene encoding auxin-responsive protein IAA27-like, translating into MSRVLEEHDYIGLSEVPSHEQTSDKPKNSAFCDQKNSKSLNFKATELRLGLPGSESESDSEFPKRVLLAYDNQEVHDDQNNKNNENGFNFKVCKINSNLVSGAKRGFSDAMNRGSNNWVLSENGGSHSTSLKNGCNDDKNLQNSSVSAQAASVPASSKTQVVGWPPIRSFRKNSMASNAQKNNDNKDSKSESECLFVKVSMDGAPYLRKINLGTYGGYVELASALEKMFCGFRMGQADFTKGRLIDKLCHSEFVLTYEDKDADWMLVGDVPWNMFKDTCRRLRIMKSSDAVGLATRASEE; encoded by the exons atgtcaAGGGTATTGGAAGAACATGATTACATAGGTTTATCAGAGGTTCCTTCACATGAACAAACCTCTGACAAACCCAAAAATTCAGCTTTTTGTGATCAGAAAAACAGCAAAAGTCTCAACTTTAAAGCTACTGAACTTAGGCTTGGATTACCAGGCTCTGAATCTGAATCTGATTCTGAATTCCCTAAAAGAGTTCTTCTTGCATATGATAATCAAGAAGTTCATgatgatcaaaataataaaaataatgaaaatgggtttaattttaaagtttgtAAGATTAACAGTAATTTAGTTTCTGGGGCTAAAAGGGGTTTTTCTGATGCCATGAATAGAGGTTCAaataactgggttttgtctgaAAATGGTGGATCTCATTCTACTTCTTTGAAAAATGGTTGTAACGATGATAAGAATTTGCAGAATTCCTCTGTTTCTGCTCAGGCTGCTTCTGTTCCTGCTTCTTCCAA GACACAGGTTGTAGGATGGCCACCAATCAGATCATTTCGGAAGAACTCGATGGCTAGTAATGCACAAAAAAACAATGACAATAAAGACTCTAAGTCGGAATCAGAGTGCTTGTTTGTGAAAGTAAGTATGGATGGTGCCCCCTACCTACGCAAAATCAATCTCGGAACTTATGGAGGTTATGTTGAGCTCGCCTCAGCCCTCGAGAAGATGTTCTGTGGCTTCCGAATGG GTCAAGCGGATTTCACTAAGGGTAGATTGATTGACAAACTTTGCCATTCTGAATTTGTTCTCACCTATGAAGACAAGGATGCTGACTGGATGCTAGTTGGCGATGTTCCTTGGAA CATGTTTAAGGACACTTGTAGAAGGCTGAGGATCATGAAGAGTTCCGATGCAGTCGGACTAG CAACAAGAGCTAGTGAGGAATAA